The following are from one region of the Fusarium verticillioides 7600 chromosome 1, whole genome shotgun sequence genome:
- a CDS encoding DNA mismatch repair protein MLH3, whose amino-acid sequence MPVRVKQRVIFTERSALDKECSKLIRAIIGLLLAWPYGVSVSLKNAGTQREMRFRPADKSDIMSKTSRLLTQAGLADSDDADTWVPVSASCGPISVKGAISTNPVATRRSQFISLGIHPVSNEFGTDVLYEEVNRTFGNSSFGVIDGDEDHNGNSPKLEEFTGRDLKSRKGIERWPMFYLKISTEGLEGLDSPDRLDSQGQTLSAIIDLLKATCYGFLKKHHFRPQKVRLAPEESLFSTARTLGRSKKPKKQPASSSNSSRASSVAPVSRSGSLGPRADSPFEGWHRVKVGRATPLSATSKATDVRTKMRQESRLVGEGGKLLRKPFDEPSPEPEDEKAGSSANSGVISGTCTTDDTTGGGDTSSSVTCQGAQKRDKHPSKWLQGVISSWENPIFHPVEPSVPCIDGPAQDQLHACGHGSVHVGFETGSMSLSGRISRHALARATVIEQVDRKFILVKLPLERAVSGTLAHEKQSSALVMLDQHAADERCQLEDLMASYFAHDPSTNQTSSVIEPLNRPVIFEVSKEEWRFLEQYRDYFAAWGITYQTPISSQNKIIVTGLPPSIIERCRLEPRLLIELLRTEVWRNVDSSVPLARPSTTTPDKPLISRFNGCPRGILELLHSRACRSAIMFNDVLSVNQCEHLIDRLSRCAFPFQCAHGRPSMAPLIDLGNGAKFGGWQESKRQKTISWKSWIGES is encoded by the exons ATGCCAGTCAGGGTCAAGCAAAGAGTCATATTTACTGAGAGGTCTGCTCTTGACAAAGAATGTTCGAAATTGATCCGAGCTATCATAGGCTTGCTCCTTGCTTGGCCATATGGTGTATCCGTTTCGCTCAAGAACGCAGGAACCCAGCGCGAAATGCGATTTCGACCAGCTGACAAATCAGACATCATGTCTAAGACCTCTCGACTTCTCACACAAGCTGGCCTTGCCGATTCAGACGATGCAGACACCTGGGTGCCCGTATCAGCATCATGCGGGCCGATTTCCGTCAAAGGCGCTATCTCTACGAATCCAGTTGCGACACGGCGCTCTCAATTTATCAGCCTTGGGATTCATCCAGTCAGTAATGAGTTTGGCACCGATGTTCTTTATGAAGAAGTCAACAGGACCTTTGGAAACTCTAGCTTCGGTGTGATTGACGGTGATGAAGACCATAACGGTAACTCGCCGAAGCTGGAAGAGTTTACAGGGAGAGATTTGAAGAGTAGGAAAGGCATCGAGAGATGGCCCATGTTCTATCTCAAAATCAGCACTGAGGGGTTGGAGGGCCTCGACAGCCCAGATCGGCTTGACAGTCAAGGCCAGACATTGTCTGCAATCATTGATCTTTTGAAGGCAACATGTTACGGATTTCTCAAAAAGCATCATTTTCGTCCACAAAAGGTTCGACTAGCCCCTGAAGAATCTTTATTCTCGACAGCAAGAACGTTGGGTCGGTCGAAAAAGCCTAAGAAGCaaccagcctcatcatcgaatAGCTCTCGAGCTAGTTCCGTTGCTCCTGTCTCCAGATCTGGTTCACTTGGGCCACGAGCAGACAGTCCCTTTGAGGGTTGGCACCGGGTCAAAGTTGGGAGAGCTACGCCACTCAGCGCCACCTCAAAGGCGACAGATGTTCGTACAAAGATGCGACAAGAGTCACGTCTCGTTGGAGAAGGCGGGAAATTGCTGCGCAAACCGTTTGATGAGCCATCCCCTGAACCAGAAGACGAGAAAGCAGGCTCGTCTGCAAACAGTGGTGTGATCTCTGGCACATGTACTACTGACGACACAACAGGTGGTGGTGACACAAGCAGCAGTGTTACCTGTCAAGGTGCACAGAAGCGAGACAAACATCCTAGCAAATGGCTCCAGGGTGTCATCAGCTCATGGGAGAATCCTATTTTTCACCCTGTAGAACCATCGGTGCCGTGTATCGACGGTCCAGCACAAGACCAGCTACATGCGTGTGGTCATGGAAGCGTTCATGTTGGTTTCGAAACAGGCTCCATGAGTCTCAGTGGACGAATCTCACGTCACGCGCTTGCTCGCGCTACCGTGATAGAACAGGTCGACCGCAAATTCATACTGGTGAAACTTCCCCTTGAACGTGCAGTATCTGGGACCTTGGCGCACGAGAAGCAGAGTTCTGCCTTGGTCATGCTCGACCAGCACGCGGCTGACGAGCGATGTCAACTTGAGGACCTCATGGCGAGCTATTTCGCCCACGACCCCTCGACAAACCAAACTTCATCCGTAATAGAACCTCTCAACCGACCCGTAATCTTCGAAGTctcaaaagaagaatggcGCTTTCTTGAACAATACCGCGATTACTTTGCTGCTTGGGGCATCACATACCAAACACCCATCTCCTCACAAAACAAAATCATAGTTACGGGTCTCCCTCCAAGCATAATCGAGCGGTGCAGATTAGAGCCCCGGCTACTCATCGAACTTTTGCGAACAGAAGTTTGGCGAAACGTGGATAGTAGTGTTCCACTTGCGCGACCATCAACCACAACCCCTGACAAGCCGTTGATATCACGTTTCAACGGGTGTCCAAGGGGTATTCTGGAATTACTACACTCTAGAGCTTGTCGAA GTGCCATCATGTTCAACGATGTTTTGTCGGTAAATCAATGTGAGCATCTCATAGATCGCTTGTCGCGTTGTGCATTTCCCTTTCAGTGCGCGCATGGTCGACCCAGTATGGCGCCCTTGATTGATCTTGGAAACGGGGCCAAATTTGGCGGTTGGCAAGAATCAAAACGACAAAAGACTATTTCATGGAAGAGCTGGATAGgggagtcatga
- a CDS encoding DNA mismatch repair protein MLH3: MIIRQLPQDVVDKIKSSVNITSLNGVVCGLITNSLDAGASKINISIDYSRGNCTVEDNGSGIPPEEYKDGGGLGKLHHTSKFPSKSSVHGKHGDFLASLATFSLLTITSHHQRHISHNSISFHNSRILARQLPSPPESRIVNFDHGTRTTVRDLFGNMPVRVKQRVIFTERSALDKECSKLIRAIIGLLLAWPYGVSVSLKNAGTQREMRFRPADKSDIMSKTSRLLTQAGLADSDDADTWVPVSASCGPISVKGAISTNPVATRRSQFISLGIHPVSNEFGTDVLYEEVNRTFGNSSFGVIDGDEDHNGNSPKLEEFTGRDLKSRKGIERWPMFYLKISTEGLEGLDSPDRLDSQGQTLSAIIDLLKATCYGFLKKHHFRPQKVRLAPEESLFSTARTLGRSKKPKKQPASSSNSSRASSVAPVSRSGSLGPRADSPFEGWHRVKVGRATPLSATSKATDVRTKMRQESRLVGEGGKLLRKPFDEPSPEPEDEKAGSSANSGVISGTCTTDDTTGGGDTSSSVTCQGAQKRDKHPSKWLQGVISSWENPIFHPVEPSVPCIDGPAQDQLHACGHGSVHVGFETGSMSLSGRISRHALARATVIEQVDRKFILVKLPLERAVSGTLAHEKQSSALVMLDQHAADERCQLEDLMASYFAHDPSTNQTSSVIEPLNRPVIFEVSKEEWRFLEQYRDYFAAWGITYQTPISSQNKIIVTGLPPSIIERCRLEPRLLIELLRTEVWRNVDSSVPLARPSTTTPDKPLISRFNGCPRGILELLHSRACRSAIMFNDVLSVNQCEHLIDRLSRCAFPFQCAHGRPSMAPLIDLGNGAKFGGWQESKRQKTISWKSWIGES; encoded by the exons ATGATCATCAGACAACTTCCTCAGGATGTCGTCGACAAAATTAAATCATCGGTCAATATCACTTCTCTGAACGGCGTTGTTTGCGGTCTTATCACAAACTCTTTAGACGCCGGCGcatccaagatcaacatctcGATCGACTACAGCAGGGGAAATTGTACCGTTGAAGATAACGGGTCCGGAATTCCACCCGAAGAATATAAAGATGGCGGGGGCCTCGGGAAGCTCCACC ATACATCCAAGTTCCCTTCAAAGTCTTCTGTTCATGGAAAGCATGGTGATTTCTTAGCATCCCTTGCTACCTTTTCCCTTCTGACAATCAcatctcaccaccaaaggcatATTTCGCACAATTCTATCTCGTTTCACAATTCTCGAATACTGGCTAGACAGTTGCCTTCGCCCCCTGAATCACGGATTGTCAACTTTGATCATGGTACTCGTACGACTGTTCGAGATCTCTTCGGCAATATGCCAGTCAGGGTCAAGCAAAGAGTCATATTTACTGAGAGGTCTGCTCTTGACAAAGAATGTTCGAAATTGATCCGAGCTATCATAGGCTTGCTCCTTGCTTGGCCATATGGTGTATCCGTTTCGCTCAAGAACGCAGGAACCCAGCGCGAAATGCGATTTCGACCAGCTGACAAATCAGACATCATGTCTAAGACCTCTCGACTTCTCACACAAGCTGGCCTTGCCGATTCAGACGATGCAGACACCTGGGTGCCCGTATCAGCATCATGCGGGCCGATTTCCGTCAAAGGCGCTATCTCTACGAATCCAGTTGCGACACGGCGCTCTCAATTTATCAGCCTTGGGATTCATCCAGTCAGTAATGAGTTTGGCACCGATGTTCTTTATGAAGAAGTCAACAGGACCTTTGGAAACTCTAGCTTCGGTGTGATTGACGGTGATGAAGACCATAACGGTAACTCGCCGAAGCTGGAAGAGTTTACAGGGAGAGATTTGAAGAGTAGGAAAGGCATCGAGAGATGGCCCATGTTCTATCTCAAAATCAGCACTGAGGGGTTGGAGGGCCTCGACAGCCCAGATCGGCTTGACAGTCAAGGCCAGACATTGTCTGCAATCATTGATCTTTTGAAGGCAACATGTTACGGATTTCTCAAAAAGCATCATTTTCGTCCACAAAAGGTTCGACTAGCCCCTGAAGAATCTTTATTCTCGACAGCAAGAACGTTGGGTCGGTCGAAAAAGCCTAAGAAGCaaccagcctcatcatcgaatAGCTCTCGAGCTAGTTCCGTTGCTCCTGTCTCCAGATCTGGTTCACTTGGGCCACGAGCAGACAGTCCCTTTGAGGGTTGGCACCGGGTCAAAGTTGGGAGAGCTACGCCACTCAGCGCCACCTCAAAGGCGACAGATGTTCGTACAAAGATGCGACAAGAGTCACGTCTCGTTGGAGAAGGCGGGAAATTGCTGCGCAAACCGTTTGATGAGCCATCCCCTGAACCAGAAGACGAGAAAGCAGGCTCGTCTGCAAACAGTGGTGTGATCTCTGGCACATGTACTACTGACGACACAACAGGTGGTGGTGACACAAGCAGCAGTGTTACCTGTCAAGGTGCACAGAAGCGAGACAAACATCCTAGCAAATGGCTCCAGGGTGTCATCAGCTCATGGGAGAATCCTATTTTTCACCCTGTAGAACCATCGGTGCCGTGTATCGACGGTCCAGCACAAGACCAGCTACATGCGTGTGGTCATGGAAGCGTTCATGTTGGTTTCGAAACAGGCTCCATGAGTCTCAGTGGACGAATCTCACGTCACGCGCTTGCTCGCGCTACCGTGATAGAACAGGTCGACCGCAAATTCATACTGGTGAAACTTCCCCTTGAACGTGCAGTATCTGGGACCTTGGCGCACGAGAAGCAGAGTTCTGCCTTGGTCATGCTCGACCAGCACGCGGCTGACGAGCGATGTCAACTTGAGGACCTCATGGCGAGCTATTTCGCCCACGACCCCTCGACAAACCAAACTTCATCCGTAATAGAACCTCTCAACCGACCCGTAATCTTCGAAGTctcaaaagaagaatggcGCTTTCTTGAACAATACCGCGATTACTTTGCTGCTTGGGGCATCACATACCAAACACCCATCTCCTCACAAAACAAAATCATAGTTACGGGTCTCCCTCCAAGCATAATCGAGCGGTGCAGATTAGAGCCCCGGCTACTCATCGAACTTTTGCGAACAGAAGTTTGGCGAAACGTGGATAGTAGTGTTCCACTTGCGCGACCATCAACCACAACCCCTGACAAGCCGTTGATATCACGTTTCAACGGGTGTCCAAGGGGTATTCTGGAATTACTACACTCTAGAGCTTGTCGAA GTGCCATCATGTTCAACGATGTTTTGTCGGTAAATCAATGTGAGCATCTCATAGATCGCTTGTCGCGTTGTGCATTTCCCTTTCAGTGCGCGCATGGTCGACCCAGTATGGCGCCCTTGATTGATCTTGGAAACGGGGCCAAATTTGGCGGTTGGCAAGAATCAAAACGACAAAAGACTATTTCATGGAAGAGCTGGATAGgggagtcatga